One part of the Musa acuminata AAA Group cultivar baxijiao chromosome BXJ1-5, Cavendish_Baxijiao_AAA, whole genome shotgun sequence genome encodes these proteins:
- the LOC135673236 gene encoding pentatricopeptide repeat-containing protein At5g46460, mitochondrial-like — translation MRRLPALFPNHKATVFPLKTSHPLAARRCKEVGSHWKAALFRLLESCDMDEARRLFTRIPSPSVQLYTMMIVGYSRTNRIDEAFRLFDGMPVRDTAAWNSMIKAALDCGDVSLGRKLFDEMPERNVISWTTMINGLSRFGWIDAAEELFFRMPQRDTAAWNAMISAYCDNGRVKDARLLFEKTPQPNVISWTAMIGGHDQNGESDKALLLFHKLWSSGTKLTPSTYACVLTACANASELGLGTQLHSHTVRTGYSSDTFVSTSLVNLYAKCKQIEDSIQLFSERKERDVVSWTALITGYGLNDKHEDALDEFNKMIASGIRPNQSTFTSALNSCCGLEALDGGKKLHATTVKLGLELDVFVGNSLVVMYSKCGDVEDGLMLFDSMDRRNLVSWNSIIVGCAQNGYATLALKLFDDMRQINVQPDEITYTGLLTACSHSRMLERGRHIFHLLKHDSSVQVKLEHYVCMVDILGRCGNLEEAEEFIRNMPVEPNSKIWLALLGACRMHANIEVARRASKKVFDMEPDNSAAYVLLSNIYASAGRWNDVSQTRVMMRYRGITKVPGSSWITLKETRHEFVCGDRSHPMAMEIYKKLDWLGVKLKELGYVCDKTFALHDVDDEQKEAALAHHSEKLAIAFGLISTVEGSTIRVMKNLRVCGDCHSAIKVISQVVGRRIVLRDATRFHHFRDGLCSCGDCW, via the coding sequence ATGAGAAGACTTCCTGCACTCTTTCCAAATCATAAAGCGACCGTCTTCCCTCTCAAAACTTCCCATCCCCTCGCCGCTAGAAGATGCAAGGAAGTTGGCTCTCACTGGAAGGCCGCGCTCTTCCGCCTCCTCGAAAGCTGTGACATGGACGAAGCCCGCCGCCTTTTCACCAGAATTCCTTCTCCCAGCGTCCAACTCTACACCATGATGATCGTTGGTTACTCGCGGACCAACCGCATCGACGAGGCCTTCAGACTGTTCGACGGTATGCCGGTGAGAGACACCGCTGCATGGAATTCCATGATCAAGGCCGCCTTAGATTGCGGTGACGTGAGTCTTGGGCGGAAACTGTTCGATGAAATGCCGGAGAGGAATGTGATCTCGTGGACGACGATGATCAATGGGCTCTCGCGGTTCGGGTGGATCGATGCGGCGGAGGAGCTGTTTTTTAGGATGCCTCAGCGGGACACTGCCGCGTGGAATGCCATGATTTCCGCGTATTGTGACAATGGAAGAGTAAAGGATGCTCGGTTGTTGTTCGAGAAGACGCCGCAACCCAATGTGATTTCTTGGACTGCAATGATCGGAGGTCATGACCAAAACGGGGAGAGTGACAAGGCATTGCTCCTTTTTCACAAACTGTGGAGTTCTGGGACGAAGCTGACGCCGAGCACTTATGCATGTGTCCTAACGGCGTGTGCCAATGCATCGGAATTAGGACTAGGCACGCAGCTGCACTCCCATACTGTAAGAACAGGCTATTCATCAGATACATTTGTTTCTACTTCACTGGTCAACCTTTATGCCAAGTGCAAACAGATTGAGGATTCAATCCAGTTATTCAGTGAGAGGAAAGAAAGGGATGTGGTCTCTTGGACAGCTCTCATAACCGGCTACGGTCTGAACGATAAACATGAGGATGCACTGGACGAATTCAACAAAATGATTGCATCTGGTATCAGGCCGAATCAGTCTACCTTCACCAGTGCATTGAACTCATGCTGTGGGCTGGAAGCTCTCGATGGAGGAAAGAAGCTCCATGCAACTACAGTCAAGCTGGGTTTGGAACTTGATGTGTTTGTGGGCAATTCTCTGGTTGTGATGTACTCCAAATGCGGGGATGTAGAGGATGGTCTGATGTTGTTTGACAGTATGGATAGGAGGAATCTCGTCTCATGGAACTCGATCATAGTTGGATGCGCACAGAACGGGTATGCAACATTGGCACTGAAGCTCTTTGATGACATGAGACAGATCAACGTACAACCTGATGAGATCACATACACAGGGCTGCTGACCGCTTGTAGCCATTCCAGAATGCTCGAGAGGGGAAGGCACATTTTCCATCTCCTAAAGCATGATTCCTCGGTCCAAGTGAAGCTCGAGCACTATGTTTGTATGGTGGATATCTTAGGCCGGTGCGGAAACCTGGAAGAAGCAGAAGAGTTCATTCGGAACATGCCCGTGGAACCGAACAGCAAGATATGGTTGGCTCTGCTCGGTGCTTGCAGAATGCATGCTAATATCGAAGTTGCTCGCAGGGCTTCCAAGAAGGTGTTCGACATGGAACCAGATAACAGTGCGGCTTACGTATTGCTGTCCAACATATATGCTTCAGCCGGAAGATGGAATGATGTATCACAAACCAGAGTGATGATGAGATATCGAGGAATCACCAAAGTTCCCGGTTCCAGTTGGATTACGCTGAAGGAAACAAGGCATGAGTTCGTGTGTGGAGACAGGTCTCACCCTATGGCCATGGAGATATACAAGAAGTTGGACTGGCTCGGAGTTAAGCTGAAGGAACTTGGCTATGTTTGCGACAAAACATTTGCGTTGCACGATGTGGATGATGAACAGAAGGAGGCAGCGCTTGCGCACCACAGCGAGAAGCTTGCTATTGCCTTCGGTCTTATTAGTACCGTGGAGGGTAGTACGATCAGAGTCATGAAGAACCTAAGGGTGTGTGGGGATTGCCACTCTGCCATTAAAGTCATATCGCAAGTCGTCGGGCGTCGGATTGTGTTGAGGGACGCCACTCGTTTTCATCACTTCAGGGATGGGCTCTGTTCTTGCGGAGATTGCTGGTGA
- the LOC135673241 gene encoding uncharacterized protein LOC135673241 yields MAKKGGKSSGDIEEGPHHSHSNDSDEDSLCFSDAEEHSWHSPYGSNCGSSIHNGCRISGASCREIKGFQEPCRKSCVSQSSLDDDLETGTTMVKVNTDKGERDCRICHLSLEKAAPESGVPIVLGCSCKGDLAAAHKQCAETWFKIKGNKICEICGSTAHNVVGVSETEPIEQWDESNNSTAPPAAPPPPSESRSFWQGHRFLKFLLACLVLAFVVSWLFHFNVPG; encoded by the exons ATGGCTAAGAAAGGTGGCAAATCCTCTGGGGATATAGAAGAAGGGCCGCACCACTCTCACTCGAATGACAGTGACGAAGATAGCCTCTGTTTCTCAGATGCAGAAGAGCATTCTTGGCATTCGCCGTATGGCTCCAACTGTGGCAGTTCCATTCACAATGGCTGCCGGATCTCTGGCGCATCCTGCCGTGAGATCAAGGGATTTCAAGAGCCTTGTAGAAAATCCTGTGTCTCACAGTCTTCGCTTGATGATGATCTGGAGACTGGCACGACGATGGTGAAGGTAAATACTGATAAGGGTGAGAGAGATTGCAGGATTTGTCATCTCAGCTTGGAGAAGGCAGCTCCAGAGTCGGGAGTCCCGATTGTGTTAGGCTGTTCCTGCAAGGGTGATTTAGCCGCTGCCCACAAGCAGTGCGCTGAGACATGGTTTAAAATCAAAGGAAACAA GATCTGTGAGATTTGTGGCTCAACTGCACACAATGTGGTTGGCGTGAGCGAGACTGAACCCATAGAGCAGTGGGACGAATCTAACAATTCTACAGCTCCACCTGCTGCTCCGCCACCACCTTCAGAAAGTCGGAGCTTTTGGCAAGGGCATCGTTTTCTAAAATTCCTGCTCGCGTGCTTGGTGCTTGCATTTGTTGTCTCCTGGCTCTTCCACTTCAATGTTCCTGGCTGA
- the LOC135673242 gene encoding BEL1-like homeodomain protein 9 produces MASSAADRFVGGGGGGGDEPMLLHHPQMYDHVPQHSRREKLRFPLEGSSPPSASFLLLHDADAAPSLYPANSLTAFLPSSSSSSSYYSHNPTLNYGDAQFDGHGALPIPAQHQIPIQGFSLSLTSSSSPRPPASRHHLASRPAPLGPFTGYAAVLNRSRFLEPARKLLEEVCRAGHQAAAGSGGGSREMLLDADPPRESLMDHGVDVVAGHGTKEDRAVAGTEQQWKKTRLISMLDEVYRRYKQCYQQVQAVIASFESVAGLSTASPYASMALKAMSKHFRCLKNIISGQLRQTSNKGHGDEGVSREDISSFGLLNSSNYLQKTTNSPATFAQPHVWRPQRGLPERAVSVLRAWLFEHFLHPYPTDVDKQNLAKQTGLTRNQVSNWFINARVRLWKPMVEEVHSLELRQKNKTSASGSSNCATTDEQPQPPPSSRTNPLSSPQFQIASICRNQNSVTEGIHEELTSMRNHIQGGPVNFVYDMSNHQHVAGGASVVAAGGNGNGVSLTLGLHQDSGVCFSEPLPLNVARRFGLEECNDTYLVSSFGAQERQFGKDVIGGRLLHS; encoded by the exons atggcTTCGTCGGCTGCGGATCGATTCGTgggaggcggcggaggaggtgGGGATGAACCGATGCTACTGCACCACCCCCAGATGTACGACCACGTCCCACAGCACAGCAGGAGGGAGAAGCTGCGGTTCCCGCTGGAAGGGTCGTCGCCGCCGTCGGCCTCCTTCCTGCTTCTCCACGATGCCGACGCTGCTCCCTCGCTCTATCCCGCCAATTCCCTGACGGCcttcctcccctcctcttcctcctcctcgtcctactACTCTCACAACCCTACCCTTAACTACGGTGACGCCCAATTCGACGGCCACGGCGCGCTGCCGATCCCCGCGCAGCACCAGATCCCCATCCAAggcttctccctctccctcacctcctcctcctcccctcgccCCCCGGCTTCGCGGCACCACCTCGCGAGCCGGCCGGCCCCCCTGGGGCCGTTCACAGGCTACGCCGCCGTCCTCAACCGCTCCAGGTTCCTGGAACCGGCGAGGAAGCTTCTCGAGGAGGTGTGCCGTGCGGGACACCAGGCCGCGGCGGGAAGCGGCGGCGGCAGCCGGGAGATGCTCCTAGACGCGGATCCGCCCAGGGAGTCGCTGATGGATCACGGCGTCGACGTGGTGGCCGGCCATGGAACGAAGGAGGACCGCGCGGTCGCCGGCACGGAGCAGCAGTGGAAGAAGACCAGGCTCATCTCCATGCTTGACGAG GTTTACAGAAGATACAAACAATGCTACCAGCAGGTTCAAGCTGTGATTGCTTCGTTCGAGTCGGTCGCTGGATTGAGTACTGCTTCTCCATATGCATCGATGGCTCTCAAGGCCATGTCCAAACACTTCAGGTGCCTTAAGAATATCATATCTGGCCAACTTCGGCAGACGAGCAATAAAGGTCACGGAGACGAAGGTGTCAGCAGAGAAGATATCTCAAGCTTTGGGCTCCTAAACAGTAGTAATTATCTACAAAAAACAACCAACAGCCCTGCTACCTTTGCACAACCACACGTTTGGCGGCCGCAGAGAGGGCTTCCTGAGCGCGCCGTATCTGTGCTTCGAGCATGGCTTTTTGAACATTTTTTGCATCC GTACCCTACCGATGTCGACAAGCAGAATTTGGCTAAACAAACTGGTCTAACAAGAAATCAG GTCTCTAATTGGTTTATCAATGCAAGAGTAAGACTCTGGAAGCCGATGGTCGAGGAAGTACATTCCCTAGAGCTGCGCCAGAAAAACAAAACATCGGCGAGCGGCAGCAGCAACTGTGCCACCACCGACGAACAACCTCAGCCGCCGCCCTCGTCGCGGACAAATCCCTTGAGTTCTCCACAATTCCAGATAGCGAGCATATGCCGCAATCAGAATTCGGTGACCGAAGGCATTCACGAGGAGCTGACCTCCATGCGCAACCACATCCAAGGAGGGCCTGTCAACTTTGTGTACGACATGTCGAACCACCAGCATGTTGCAGGTGGAGCCAGTGTGGTGGCCGCCGGAGGAAATGGAAATGGTGTCTCCCTCACGCTCGGCCTCCATCAAGACAGCGGGGTGTGCTTCTCTGAACCGCTTCCGCTCAACGTGGCCCGTCGATTCGGCCTAGAAGAGTGCAACGACACCTACTTGGTGAGTAGCTTCGGAGCGCAAGAGAGGCAATTCGGGAAGGACGTCATCGGCGGTCGTCTGCTTCACTCATGA
- the LOC103984144 gene encoding LIM domain-containing protein HDR3 isoform X1, translated as MASSNSGYLFRPRVHGNIAPYTGRRSRFMRWLCKFFKGTGTGVSNGHHPQVNGEENLFHGPIKPVDDRSKAENEDLDRAIALSLDEDAKRPNAAGYKGRGNDDDELARAIQESLSMSSSQPYYPVQVLPRGYRICGGCHHEIGYGHYLSCMGTFWHPQCFRCHACGQIICENEFTLSGIDPYHKSCYKELLHPKCDVCHEFIPTNRAGLIEYRAHPFWGQKYCPSHEHDRTPRCCSCERMESRSTRYICLGDGRSLCLECLDSAIMDIVDCQSLYHSIRDYYEGMNMKINQQIPMLLVERQALNEAMEGEKDGHHHMPETRGLCLSEEQTVSSILRRPKIGGNRILDMRTFPQKLTRQCEVTAILVLYGLPRLLTGSILAHELMHGWLRLRGYQNLSPDVEEGICQVLAHMWLESEVLPGSTSMPSSSSSSSSSIPSSKKAGKSATDKKLGEFFMHQIAQDTSPAYGEGFRAANAAVNKYGLRRTLEHIRLRSNFPM; from the exons ATGGCTTCTTCCAACTCCGGTTACCTCTTCCGGCCTCGCGTCCACG GAAATATAGCTCCATATACTGGGAGAAGGTCTCGCTTTATGAGATGGCTCTGCAAGTTTTTTAAAGGGACAGGTACCGGAGTGTCAAATGGACATCATCCACAAGTAAATGGGGAAGAAAACTTGTTTCATGGACCAATTAAACCAGTG GATGACCGATCTAAAGCTGAAAATGAAGATCTTGATCGTGCAATTGCACTTTCTCTTGATGAGGATGCCAAGAGACCTAATG CTGCTGGCTACAAGGGCCGGGGAAATGATGACGACGAGTTAGCTAGGGCTATCCAAGAAAGTTTGAGCATGTCCTCCTCTCAACCATATTACCCTGTACAGGTTTTGCCCAGAGGATATAG AATTTGTGGAGGATGTCACCATGAAATAGGTTATGGACATTATTTAAGCTGCATGGGAACCTTTTGGCACCCACAATGTTTTCGTTGTCATGCTTGTGGTCAGATTATCTGTGAGAATGAG TTTACTTTGTCAGGCATTGATCCATACCACAAGTCATGTTATAAGGAGTTGCTTCACCCCAAATGTGATGTCTGCCATGAATTT ATCCCAACAAACAGGGCTGGTTTAATTGAGTATAGAGCTCACCCCTTTTGGGGCCAAAAATATTGTCCATCACATGAACATGATCGCACACCTCGATGCTGTAGTTGTGAGAGAATGGAG TCAAGAAGCACAAGATATATCTGCCTAGGAGATGGCCGTAGCTTGTGCTTGGAATGTCTTGATTCTGCTATCATGGATATTGTTGACTGTCAGTCTCTATACCACTCAATTAGAGATTATTATGAAGGAATGAACATGAAAATAAATCAACAAATTCCCATGCTTTTGGTAGAAAGGCAGGCGCTTAATGAAGCCATGGAAGGGGAGAAAGAT GGTCATCACCACATGCCTGAAACCAGAGGCTTATGTCTTTCTGAGGAACAAACTGTTAGCAGT ATACTTAGAAGGCCAAAAATTGGGGGAAACAGAATTCTGGACATGCGGACTTTCCCACAAAAGTTGACCCGTCAATGCGAAGTCACTGCAATTCTCGTATTGTATGGCCTTCCCAG GCTATTAACTGGTTCCATTCTTGCTCATGAATTAATGCATGGTTGGTTACGTCTCAGAG GCTATCAGAACTTAAGCCCTGATGTGGAAGAAGGCATCTGTCAGGTTCTTGCCCATATGTGGCTTGAATCTGAGGTTTTGCCAGGGTCAACTAGTATGCCATCCTCTTCGTCGTCATCATCCTCTTCAATTCCATCATCTAAGAAAGCAGGAAAGTCTGCCACCGATAAGAAACTCGGTGAGTTCTTCATGCATCAAATTGCTCAAGACACATCACCTGCCTATGGTGAAGGTTTCAGAGCTGCTAATGCAGCTGTTAACAAGTATGGGCTTCGCCGAACCCTGGAACATATACGCTTAAGAAGCAATTTCCCGATGTGA
- the LOC103984144 gene encoding LIM domain-containing protein HDR3 isoform X3, producing the protein MASSNSGYLFRPRVHGNIAPYTGRRSRFMRWLCKFFKGTGTGVSNGHHPQVNGEENLFHGPIKPVDDRSKAENEDLDRAIALSLDEDAKRPNAAGYKGRGNDDDELARAIQESLSMSSSQPYYPVQVLPRGYRICGGCHHEIGYGHYLSCMGTFWHPQCFRCHACGQIICENEFTLSGIDPYHKSCYKELLHPKCDVCHEFIPTNRAGLIEYRAHPFWGQKYCPSHEHDRTPRCCSCERMEILRRPKIGGNRILDMRTFPQKLTRQCEVTAILVLYGLPRLLTGSILAHELMHGWLRLRGYQNLSPDVEEGICQVLAHMWLESEVLPGSTSMPSSSSSSSSSIPSSKKAGKSATDKKLGEFFMHQIAQDTSPAYGEGFRAANAAVNKYGLRRTLEHIRLRSNFPM; encoded by the exons ATGGCTTCTTCCAACTCCGGTTACCTCTTCCGGCCTCGCGTCCACG GAAATATAGCTCCATATACTGGGAGAAGGTCTCGCTTTATGAGATGGCTCTGCAAGTTTTTTAAAGGGACAGGTACCGGAGTGTCAAATGGACATCATCCACAAGTAAATGGGGAAGAAAACTTGTTTCATGGACCAATTAAACCAGTG GATGACCGATCTAAAGCTGAAAATGAAGATCTTGATCGTGCAATTGCACTTTCTCTTGATGAGGATGCCAAGAGACCTAATG CTGCTGGCTACAAGGGCCGGGGAAATGATGACGACGAGTTAGCTAGGGCTATCCAAGAAAGTTTGAGCATGTCCTCCTCTCAACCATATTACCCTGTACAGGTTTTGCCCAGAGGATATAG AATTTGTGGAGGATGTCACCATGAAATAGGTTATGGACATTATTTAAGCTGCATGGGAACCTTTTGGCACCCACAATGTTTTCGTTGTCATGCTTGTGGTCAGATTATCTGTGAGAATGAG TTTACTTTGTCAGGCATTGATCCATACCACAAGTCATGTTATAAGGAGTTGCTTCACCCCAAATGTGATGTCTGCCATGAATTT ATCCCAACAAACAGGGCTGGTTTAATTGAGTATAGAGCTCACCCCTTTTGGGGCCAAAAATATTGTCCATCACATGAACATGATCGCACACCTCGATGCTGTAGTTGTGAGAGAATGGAG ATACTTAGAAGGCCAAAAATTGGGGGAAACAGAATTCTGGACATGCGGACTTTCCCACAAAAGTTGACCCGTCAATGCGAAGTCACTGCAATTCTCGTATTGTATGGCCTTCCCAG GCTATTAACTGGTTCCATTCTTGCTCATGAATTAATGCATGGTTGGTTACGTCTCAGAG GCTATCAGAACTTAAGCCCTGATGTGGAAGAAGGCATCTGTCAGGTTCTTGCCCATATGTGGCTTGAATCTGAGGTTTTGCCAGGGTCAACTAGTATGCCATCCTCTTCGTCGTCATCATCCTCTTCAATTCCATCATCTAAGAAAGCAGGAAAGTCTGCCACCGATAAGAAACTCGGTGAGTTCTTCATGCATCAAATTGCTCAAGACACATCACCTGCCTATGGTGAAGGTTTCAGAGCTGCTAATGCAGCTGTTAACAAGTATGGGCTTCGCCGAACCCTGGAACATATACGCTTAAGAAGCAATTTCCCGATGTGA
- the LOC103984144 gene encoding LIM domain-containing protein HDR3 isoform X2 yields the protein MGKKTCFMDQLNQCCYQDDRSKAENEDLDRAIALSLDEDAKRPNAAGYKGRGNDDDELARAIQESLSMSSSQPYYPVQVLPRGYRICGGCHHEIGYGHYLSCMGTFWHPQCFRCHACGQIICENEFTLSGIDPYHKSCYKELLHPKCDVCHEFIPTNRAGLIEYRAHPFWGQKYCPSHEHDRTPRCCSCERMESRSTRYICLGDGRSLCLECLDSAIMDIVDCQSLYHSIRDYYEGMNMKINQQIPMLLVERQALNEAMEGEKDGHHHMPETRGLCLSEEQTVSSILRRPKIGGNRILDMRTFPQKLTRQCEVTAILVLYGLPRLLTGSILAHELMHGWLRLRGYQNLSPDVEEGICQVLAHMWLESEVLPGSTSMPSSSSSSSSSIPSSKKAGKSATDKKLGEFFMHQIAQDTSPAYGEGFRAANAAVNKYGLRRTLEHIRLRSNFPM from the exons ATGGGGAAGAAAACTTGTTTCATGGACCAATTAAACCAGTG CTGTTACCAGGATGACCGATCTAAAGCTGAAAATGAAGATCTTGATCGTGCAATTGCACTTTCTCTTGATGAGGATGCCAAGAGACCTAATG CTGCTGGCTACAAGGGCCGGGGAAATGATGACGACGAGTTAGCTAGGGCTATCCAAGAAAGTTTGAGCATGTCCTCCTCTCAACCATATTACCCTGTACAGGTTTTGCCCAGAGGATATAG AATTTGTGGAGGATGTCACCATGAAATAGGTTATGGACATTATTTAAGCTGCATGGGAACCTTTTGGCACCCACAATGTTTTCGTTGTCATGCTTGTGGTCAGATTATCTGTGAGAATGAG TTTACTTTGTCAGGCATTGATCCATACCACAAGTCATGTTATAAGGAGTTGCTTCACCCCAAATGTGATGTCTGCCATGAATTT ATCCCAACAAACAGGGCTGGTTTAATTGAGTATAGAGCTCACCCCTTTTGGGGCCAAAAATATTGTCCATCACATGAACATGATCGCACACCTCGATGCTGTAGTTGTGAGAGAATGGAG TCAAGAAGCACAAGATATATCTGCCTAGGAGATGGCCGTAGCTTGTGCTTGGAATGTCTTGATTCTGCTATCATGGATATTGTTGACTGTCAGTCTCTATACCACTCAATTAGAGATTATTATGAAGGAATGAACATGAAAATAAATCAACAAATTCCCATGCTTTTGGTAGAAAGGCAGGCGCTTAATGAAGCCATGGAAGGGGAGAAAGAT GGTCATCACCACATGCCTGAAACCAGAGGCTTATGTCTTTCTGAGGAACAAACTGTTAGCAGT ATACTTAGAAGGCCAAAAATTGGGGGAAACAGAATTCTGGACATGCGGACTTTCCCACAAAAGTTGACCCGTCAATGCGAAGTCACTGCAATTCTCGTATTGTATGGCCTTCCCAG GCTATTAACTGGTTCCATTCTTGCTCATGAATTAATGCATGGTTGGTTACGTCTCAGAG GCTATCAGAACTTAAGCCCTGATGTGGAAGAAGGCATCTGTCAGGTTCTTGCCCATATGTGGCTTGAATCTGAGGTTTTGCCAGGGTCAACTAGTATGCCATCCTCTTCGTCGTCATCATCCTCTTCAATTCCATCATCTAAGAAAGCAGGAAAGTCTGCCACCGATAAGAAACTCGGTGAGTTCTTCATGCATCAAATTGCTCAAGACACATCACCTGCCTATGGTGAAGGTTTCAGAGCTGCTAATGCAGCTGTTAACAAGTATGGGCTTCGCCGAACCCTGGAACATATACGCTTAAGAAGCAATTTCCCGATGTGA